From the genome of Primulina eburnea isolate SZY01 chromosome 12, ASM2296580v1, whole genome shotgun sequence, one region includes:
- the LOC140807003 gene encoding uncharacterized protein isoform X2 gives MPPKKREKYARREDAILHALELERQLLEIKYGKLENSSNHRSKSSPDAATSSEYLGDGGKNKNESKSDQISERLGLSPVEKNAEVCLYEVIAREESQLSGDDDGASVLPRTRGLQDFGLRAAPIREELSGVTFRAKRSRCAYLSNDSGDYLNDGQLQSSLAEMPVSKLEEKDLPYSDLGEDHISESTEDTETDCSETDSMESDSDDDLTALSDGSASIELHPKYPRIEANDGHGSINSDDPDELTFPDDLSNPNEHASTKSGVSKWQLKRKRNNRGLGKRSVDRTDSEVFRRYTNGRSSHWTSGGTKADSGQKSRRTHAAKYKSTGLSRSGHNIIDSDVLTWDNYSAKRGFWEDSREYPDTMFADRHHFGGRIMLVDVDLEVQASNYRRDVPMISMLSMLNGHAIIGHPIQMEVLESGSSENLLAAADNIFPESLESPNRLPPSWRTGRRTANSRVPRPHLYSSIENDCKHQTRSAYQDRKLPFGSSQGQKANMSIPIIPNYSAEKIFSKNSPRKISPSTSQKIRTLSSIASEPKNRRNDMRSGGSSSGDYHVDGLIKTEAPPTAVACIPVSLVFSRLHELLGCHQ, from the exons ATGCCTCCAaagaaaagagagaaatatGCTCGTCGGGAAGATGCAATACTACATGCTCTTGAACTAGAGAGGCAATTATTGGAGATTAAGTATGGGAAATTGGAAAATTCTTCTAATCATAGGAGCAAATCGTCACCAGATGCTGCAACATCTTCAGAGTATTTGGGAGATGGAggcaaaaataaaaatgaatccaAATCAGATCAAATATCTGAAAGGCTTGGTTTGTCTCCTGTTGAGAAGAATGCAGAGGTCTGTCTGTATGAAGTGATTGCTAGAGAGGAAAGTCAATTGAGTGGAGATGATGATGGTGCCAGTGTGCTGCCTCGGACGCGAGGATTACAGGACTTTGGTCTCCGCGCTGCACCAATAA GAGAGGAGCTGTCCGGAGTTACATTTCGTGCAAAGAGGAGCAGATGTGCTTACCTGTCGAATGATTCTGGAGATTATTTGAATGATGGACAATTGCAATCCTCGCTGGCAGAAATGCCAGTTTCCAAGCTTGAAGAAAAAGACTTGCCCTATTCGGATTTGGGTGAAGACCATATTTCTGAGTCCACAGAGGATACAGAAACAGATTGCTCTGAGACAGATTCTATGGAATCAGATTCAGATGATGATTTGACTGCACTTTCTG ATGGTTCTGCCTCTATAGAATTGCATCCTAAATATCCGAGAATTGAAGCCAATGATGGGCATGGAAGTATTAACAGTGATGACCCCGATGAATTGACATTTCCTGATGACTTGTCCAACCCAAATGAACATGCATCAACTAAATCAGGTGTATCTAAATGGCAGCtgaaaaggaaaagaaataaCCGCGGTCTCGGAAAGCGGTCGGTTGACAGAACTGATTCAGAGGTGTTCAGACGATATACGAATGGAAGAAGTTCCCATTGGACCAGTGGTGGTACCAAGGCTGATTCAGGCCAGAAAAGTCGTAGGACCCATGCGGCCAAATATAAATCAACAGGTCTAAGTCGTTCTGGTCACAATATCATAGATTCAGATGTGTTGACATGGGATAATTACTCTGCAAAAAGAGGATTCTGGGAGGATAGTCGTGAGTATCCAGACACTATGTTCGCTGATAGGCATCATTTTGGTGGTAGGATCATGTTGGTAGATGTGGATTTAGAAGTTCAGGCCAGCAACTACCGAAGGGATGTTCCTATGATTTCAATGCTGAGTATGCTAAATGGACATGCTATAATTGGTCATCCCATCCAAATGGAAGTGCTCGAGAGTGGGTCATCGGAAAACCTTCTTGCTGCAGCTGATAATATTTTCCCTGAGTCGTTGGAGAGTCCTAACAGGCTTCCCCCCTCGTGGAGGACTGGCCGTAGGACAGCAAATTCTCGTGTTCCACGCCCACATTTATACTCATCAATTGAAAATGATTGTAAGCATCAAACTCGATCGGCCTATCAAGATAGAAAGCTTCCATTTGGCTCCAGTCAAGGTCAGAAAGCAAATATGTCCATACCAATCATTCCCAACTATTCTGCCGAGAAGATATTCTCCAAAAATTCACCGAGGAAAATTAGCCCATCTACTAGTCAGAAGATTAGAACATTGTCTTCGATTGCCTCTGAGCCAAAAAATCGTCGTAACGATATGAGAAGTGGTGGCAGCAGCAGCGGTGACTACCATGTGGATGGGCTGATAAAAACCGAAGCTCCACCCACAGCCGTTGCTTGTATACCTGTAAGCCTGGTATTCAGTAGGCTACATGAGTTACTCGGGTGCCATCAGTAG
- the LOC140807003 gene encoding uncharacterized protein At1g51745-like isoform X1 produces the protein MGSSESGEVADGCVGSIVWVRRRNGSWWPGKILGQEELSLSHITSPRSGTPVKLLGREDASVDWYNLEKSKRVKAFRCGEFDDCIERAEASQGMPPKKREKYARREDAILHALELERQLLEIKYGKLENSSNHRSKSSPDAATSSEYLGDGGKNKNESKSDQISERLGLSPVEKNAEVCLYEVIAREESQLSGDDDGASVLPRTRGLQDFGLRAAPIREELSGVTFRAKRSRCAYLSNDSGDYLNDGQLQSSLAEMPVSKLEEKDLPYSDLGEDHISESTEDTETDCSETDSMESDSDDDLTALSDGSASIELHPKYPRIEANDGHGSINSDDPDELTFPDDLSNPNEHASTKSGVSKWQLKRKRNNRGLGKRSVDRTDSEVFRRYTNGRSSHWTSGGTKADSGQKSRRTHAAKYKSTGLSRSGHNIIDSDVLTWDNYSAKRGFWEDSREYPDTMFADRHHFGGRIMLVDVDLEVQASNYRRDVPMISMLSMLNGHAIIGHPIQMEVLESGSSENLLAAADNIFPESLESPNRLPPSWRTGRRTANSRVPRPHLYSSIENDCKHQTRSAYQDRKLPFGSSQGQKANMSIPIIPNYSAEKIFSKNSPRKISPSTSQKIRTLSSIASEPKNRRNDMRSGGSSSGDYHVDGLIKTEAPPTAVACIPVSLVFSRLHELLGCHQ, from the exons ATGGGTAGTTCAGAATCTGGGGAAGTGGCTGATGGTTGTGTGGGGAGTATAGTGTGGGTTCGAAGGCGTAATGGGTCTTGGTGGCCTGGAAAAATACTTGGTCAGGAAGAGCTATCTTTGTCTCATATAACATCTCCGCGATCTGGAACTCCTGTGAAGCTTCTTGGGAGGGAAGATGCTAGCGT GGACTGGTACAATTTGGAGAAGTCAAAACGCGTAAAGGCATTCCGATGTGGTGAGTTTGATGACTGTATAGAAAGGGCTGAAGCCTCTCAGGGTATGCCTCCAaagaaaagagagaaatatGCTCGTCGGGAAGATGCAATACTACATGCTCTTGAACTAGAGAGGCAATTATTGGAGATTAAGTATGGGAAATTGGAAAATTCTTCTAATCATAGGAGCAAATCGTCACCAGATGCTGCAACATCTTCAGAGTATTTGGGAGATGGAggcaaaaataaaaatgaatccaAATCAGATCAAATATCTGAAAGGCTTGGTTTGTCTCCTGTTGAGAAGAATGCAGAGGTCTGTCTGTATGAAGTGATTGCTAGAGAGGAAAGTCAATTGAGTGGAGATGATGATGGTGCCAGTGTGCTGCCTCGGACGCGAGGATTACAGGACTTTGGTCTCCGCGCTGCACCAATAA GAGAGGAGCTGTCCGGAGTTACATTTCGTGCAAAGAGGAGCAGATGTGCTTACCTGTCGAATGATTCTGGAGATTATTTGAATGATGGACAATTGCAATCCTCGCTGGCAGAAATGCCAGTTTCCAAGCTTGAAGAAAAAGACTTGCCCTATTCGGATTTGGGTGAAGACCATATTTCTGAGTCCACAGAGGATACAGAAACAGATTGCTCTGAGACAGATTCTATGGAATCAGATTCAGATGATGATTTGACTGCACTTTCTG ATGGTTCTGCCTCTATAGAATTGCATCCTAAATATCCGAGAATTGAAGCCAATGATGGGCATGGAAGTATTAACAGTGATGACCCCGATGAATTGACATTTCCTGATGACTTGTCCAACCCAAATGAACATGCATCAACTAAATCAGGTGTATCTAAATGGCAGCtgaaaaggaaaagaaataaCCGCGGTCTCGGAAAGCGGTCGGTTGACAGAACTGATTCAGAGGTGTTCAGACGATATACGAATGGAAGAAGTTCCCATTGGACCAGTGGTGGTACCAAGGCTGATTCAGGCCAGAAAAGTCGTAGGACCCATGCGGCCAAATATAAATCAACAGGTCTAAGTCGTTCTGGTCACAATATCATAGATTCAGATGTGTTGACATGGGATAATTACTCTGCAAAAAGAGGATTCTGGGAGGATAGTCGTGAGTATCCAGACACTATGTTCGCTGATAGGCATCATTTTGGTGGTAGGATCATGTTGGTAGATGTGGATTTAGAAGTTCAGGCCAGCAACTACCGAAGGGATGTTCCTATGATTTCAATGCTGAGTATGCTAAATGGACATGCTATAATTGGTCATCCCATCCAAATGGAAGTGCTCGAGAGTGGGTCATCGGAAAACCTTCTTGCTGCAGCTGATAATATTTTCCCTGAGTCGTTGGAGAGTCCTAACAGGCTTCCCCCCTCGTGGAGGACTGGCCGTAGGACAGCAAATTCTCGTGTTCCACGCCCACATTTATACTCATCAATTGAAAATGATTGTAAGCATCAAACTCGATCGGCCTATCAAGATAGAAAGCTTCCATTTGGCTCCAGTCAAGGTCAGAAAGCAAATATGTCCATACCAATCATTCCCAACTATTCTGCCGAGAAGATATTCTCCAAAAATTCACCGAGGAAAATTAGCCCATCTACTAGTCAGAAGATTAGAACATTGTCTTCGATTGCCTCTGAGCCAAAAAATCGTCGTAACGATATGAGAAGTGGTGGCAGCAGCAGCGGTGACTACCATGTGGATGGGCTGATAAAAACCGAAGCTCCACCCACAGCCGTTGCTTGTATACCTGTAAGCCTGGTATTCAGTAGGCTACATGAGTTACTCGGGTGCCATCAGTAG